Below is a window of Haloglycomyces albus DSM 45210 DNA.
TCCGTGAGGCAGCGGTTGGAGGTAAACATGGTCTTCGGTGGTGGAGAGGAGCCGACTGGCTCGCTCGTGCGGCCTTATGCGGTGACTCGCGGCCGAACACGACCGCAACTTGAAATCGCTCTGGAAGCGCTGATCGAAACGACCATGCGTGGTCGTTCCGGTGAATTTCTGGGTGGAAGAGAACAGCAAGCGATCGCTCACCTATGTGGGGGAGGTTTGCAGTCGCTCGCCGAAATCGCCGCCCGGATGGAAGTGCCCATCGGTGTTGCCCGCGTGCTCGTCGCCGATATGGCCGCAAACGGCCTGTTGGCAGTGCACGAACCGACTGCTATCTCTGACGACACTTCCGACGATACCGTCGGTACCGACCTTCTTGAGCGCGTGCTCTCTGGACTCAGGAGGCTTTAGAACTTAATGAACGCTCCCGCGAATAATGCTCGCGTCACCAGTGCCAAGATCGTGGTCGCCGGCGGGTTCGGTGTCGGTAAGACGACCCTTGTCGGGTCGGTCTCCGAGATCACCCCACTGACCACCGAGGCCATTATGACGTCAGCGTCAGAAGGGGTTGACAACAACAACCTCGTGCCGGACAAGGGCACCACGACCGTTGCGATGGACTTTGGGCGTATCACCATCGACTCCGAACTGATTCTGTATCTGTTCGGTACTCCCGGACAGAACCGGTTCTGGTTCATGTGGGACGAATTGGTACGCGGTGCCATCGGTGCGGTGGTACTGGTCGACACTCGCCGATTGGCCGACTGCTTCTCGGTCGTCGACTTCTTCGAACACCGCAAATTGCCCTATGTGGTGGCCGTGAACTGCTTTGACGGCAAGCAACTGCACGATCTTGAAGATATTCGTGACGCCCTTCAGGTGTCGTCGGACGTCCCGATCATGTACACCGACGCGCGCAACAGGGAATCCACGAAACAGGTTCTGATCAAACTGGTCGAGTACGTCTTGACCATGCGTCGCACGCAAACGGTCGGTGTCTAAACACGACCAAGCCATGAAAAAAGCCCGCCTGAGCGAAGCTCAGGCGGGCTTTTTCGTCCTCTAGCCCCACTGGATCCTCTCACTGATCTTGCTGATGACGGCGCGCCAAGCGATCGCGGTCTGTTCGGTCGGTTGACGCTTGATGCGGCGCTTGGCCCGCATCCCCCGCAGCCCGCCGTTCAGGCTGTCGCGCAGGAAATTGTCAAAGACGTCCAAGGGCGATCCGGGGTCGAGCGCCTCGGTGACCGAATCCAGATCCAAGACGTAGGCGGCGTCGCGGGAGAACTCTCCTGCCGCGATAAGGTCTTCGGTCTTCCACGTCCCGCGACGCAGTTCGGACACCACCCCGCTGAGTTCGTACTCGTCCTCTTCGGCCGGTGCGATGTGCTCAACGGTCAGAGTCTTCTGGAGTTCCTCGTATTCGTCCAACCAGTCCAATTGGTTTCCGTCGTTGGCTTTGACGTAGTCGACCAGGGCCTCGGGCTCTTCGAACAGCAGAAGCTCGCCTTTGCGTACCAGCATGACCGGGACTTCCTCCGGCTCGGCGTCATTGGCACTGAAGTCGATATCCTGCGGCTCGGGGTTCGACTCGTCCTCCGGTTCGTCCGAGACGGGCGGGTCCGAGAGATTGCCCGACCAGTTTGGCAGGGTGTCCGACATTCGATACGCCCGTAGGGTGTAGCCGGTCTTGTGGTTAACGGTGACTGCGATGGGGTCGATACCGAGATCTTTCCAGTATTGCTCGACCTCACGACTGCGTTTGGAGCTCATAGTTCCTTCCCTAGTAGGCGATCCCCAGAAGTCCGTTGACTTCAGTGGACAATGCCTCCACGCTAGCGCGTGCCCGTTCCCGCGATACCGCCAGGCCGGGTTGTGAGGATTCCTTGACTTCGGCCCGGAAATGCGGGCGAGGAGAGTTGTACAGCCGCACGGTGAAGCTCGCACTGGACAGGCTGACGTGGTCGTCGTCGGCGGCGACGGCCCGCACGTTTTCGTCCAGCAGTCGCTCACACTTCGCCAAGCGTCGCAGGTAGACGTCGGCGTCGTTGTCGGCCGGAAGCGGTTGACGGTTGCTGACGAAGACCCCGTGTTCCTCGGCCAGCTCGTCCAGACGCTCCACCGGGGTACGGAACTGGGCCGCCATCCCGGCGGCGATCTCGGTGAGCACCAGGGCGGTGGCGATACCGTCGCCGTGGTCGACCAGGTCCGGCGCGGGACAGTGTTCCCTACCGTCGGGGCCGGCGGTGAAACGATAGGCCGGACCGTCGTCCCCGACGGCACGCCATTCGACACCATGGGTTTCACACAGGGCCTGAATCAATCCGTGGTCGCCGATGTAGGTGCCGCGACGGCCCTTGCGCATCCAATGGTCGGCCAGCAGAATCCCCATGTCGGTCGCCGAGAGGTCCCGCCATTGCTCATCGTCGTGATAGCTCACCGAACACGTCGTTCCCTCCGGAGACAGCCGCAGTATCAGACGGCTGCCGTCGGATTCGGCCTGCTCGTCAAGCTTGTCGGAATCGGTGTGCGTCACGGGACCGAATCCCGCCTCTTCCAAAGCTTCGGCCAGCAGGGGATGGTCGCACACCAGGGGAATGATCTTGGGATCGAATCTATCCACCAACGACACCAGAGATTCGAGGTATCGCTCCCTGAGGTCGTCCGGAGCCACGTCGGGTTCCGGGCCGACGGGGATCTCGGTCAACGGCCCGATCTGCGCCGTCGTGGAAGGCAATGTGGCCTCGTCGGGCCCGTCGATGACGGTCATTCGCGCCCGTTCGCCTCCGACGTCGCTGGCGGTGAACATGATGCCGCAGACGGCGGCCGTATGCCGGGTGGCGTGGGTGAGAACCGGAGTGGCCACCGGATCGGAAATGATCAGGGCCTTCCGGCCGGAACCGGTCACGACTCGTCCGGCCGTCTCCGCCAGGCGCGCGGTTGCCGCCGAGCCGTCGTGGGCGAGCAACACCGGTCCGTCGAGCTGCAACCGCTGGAGCAGGGCGGTGGTGTAGGCGCGAACGGTGGCGGTGTTGAGGCCGTTCGGTCCGGCACGCAGCGGTCCCTCCAGAATGTGCGGTTCGTGGAAGCGGTCGCGTAGTTCGGCGGCGGACTCGGGGAGCCGATCGAGGAGACGATACAGTTCGTCCCGATCGGCCGGGTCAGGGTCGTCGGTAATCCAGGTGAAAATGGTGGTACGGAGATCTGCGATATCGTCCATGCGTTGATCTTTCCATAAAATCGGGTCGATGAGTTCCCGTTCTCAACGGATTCAGCGACGGGCGTGTGGCGTTCCCACCATTGCCGACCGGGGTTCGGTCGGCGGTCACGAGGACGTACGGCGGTGCGGTGCACCAGCGCGAAGACGCTCGTGGGGTGGGAGTCGGTAGCACGAGGGCCGTCGATGGGACGGATTGTCGTTGTCGTGTGTCGTGCGAGCCGGCCGTAACTCGGTGGGAGTGGCGGCGGCAGAGCCGTCAGGGCATGTCGTGCCCGGTTGGAAATATGTTACTACAGAGTATCCGTAGACGCACGCCTGTTAGGCAGTCGATTGACGTCGCCGATGGCGACGATTCGAGGCGGTCCTTGCTGCGGCGTCCAGTGATGATGCGGTCGTTTTCGGGGCGAACGCCGCCCAAGGGCGGGATACATTCGGGCTCACCACGTTGGCCACACGCTTATTATGCCCAACATGGCTCACCAGACGTTCTATCCGACCCGGCGCAGATCCGGTACTGCGGGTTCTGGCTGGTATCCGGCGGAGCGGTAGGTGGCGACGGCTGCGGTATTGGAGCCTTCGGCGCATACGGTCGCGCTGGACGAACCCATGTCCTGCAAAGCTTCGGCGGCGGCGACCGCAATTGCCCTGCCATAACCGTGTCCCTGATGGTCGCTGTGCACGCCCAGAGGTTCAAGCATGCCGATGTTCCCTGGACCCGCTGACCAGACGGTCGTGCCCGCGACCGCGTCGCCTCGGTCGTCGTACCCGATAAGGCATCGGGCATTGGCGTACATCGGCCCGGCGGCAACGGCCCGCCATCGCTCCACGCTGAACTTCGACCCGGTGAACGCCCCGCGGTGAACCGCGACCCGGTCGGCGACCCGATCAGGGCCGACCACCTCGACCCGCAGGCCACAGTCCGCAACAGGTTCGCTCAGATCACGAAACATCGGAATCCACGGTTCATCCGGTTCCCAGCCGTCTTCCAGAAGAACCTCGCGGAATCGGCCCTTCCAGAGCGCTTCCACACTGCCGTTTTCCGCCGACAGGACGCCACGGTCGGGTCGCGTCAGATCCTCGGCCATCTGACGGGCGAGCGCTTCATCCTCGCGCGTTTCCGGATCGATGGCCAACCGCACCAGGTCGGGGCCGTCGAGCAGACCGACTCCGAGAATCCGATCCCGGCGACTCCATGTTCGTACCGCCGCGGCGGTCTTCTCCGGGCCGAACTGCCAGTACCATCCGATGTCCCCCGGATGCAGTTGCGGTGGAGCCCCTTCGTACTGCCACTCCATCATCGTGTGTACAACCTCGACCAAGTCGCCGGGACTCGGTGTACTCAACAGAATAGTCATCCTGTGATTAAATACGGTCGCACCCAACGCGTCCAACGATTTTCCACCAAACGCCGGCACAACGGCTCGACGCCGGCGGCAACACCTGCTCGCTACCGGACGATCGGATTGTTGACCCGGAGTGCTCCATCAGCAGTGGCGGGACCTGGCGACACGATACGCGAAACAGGCCTCGATGTACCGAGCGAGCCTGCTGGTTGCCGACACCTTGTGTTCCTCAAAAAAGAAGGGCCGTCCGTTGGATTGGACGACCCTTACAGTTCGGGTTACCGATCGCAACACGATGTCGCGATGGCGATGTAGTTGAAGGACTATTCCGCCAGTGCCGCGTCCCAGAGGAAGTCGGACACCTGCGAACTGATCTCCATTCCCGCGTCGCGGAGATCGGAGTCTATAGCGCTGAGTAGCGGAAACGGGTCAAAGTATCGTACCGTGCTACCACCGCTGGAGGTTTCGGTGACGATCGCGTGCGTGGGGACCACCAGCGCCGCCTCCGGGAACTCCTCGATCAGCGACGAGCTGTCGGTCTCTCCTTCTACTCCAAGGGCGATGAGGTTCTGCGATTCGGCGGATTCCAGGTGCTCGACGGTCACGTCCTGCGATTCCGCTTGATCGTCCAGGGTTTGGAGAAGATCGGAGGCGGAATGCTCGGAGTCGACCTGCGTGAAGGTCACTGCTGCGGGAGTGCTGATGTCGGGATCGCCGTCGCTGAGGTCCGTAATGCTTTCTTCGATGGGATCCCAGGCGGCGGCGACGTCCTCGGCCGATTCGCCCATGTTCTGTTCGAAGATGTCGACCTGTGAGTTCGGGCCGAGGTAGCTGATTCGGCTACCGGCCTCGTCCTCCCAGACGCCGATGCGGAAGGGAAGGATGAGATTGAGAGTCGGGTGCAGCTCGGCGGTGTCCACATCAGTCGGAGTAACCGACAGTATGCCGAGGTCGGAATCGGACTCGACCTCGTAGGCGTCGTCGAGGTCATCGGTGAGCGTCGCGCGAACGGATTCGGGATCGTCCTCGGCGAAGTGGCTG
It encodes the following:
- a CDS encoding DUF742 domain-containing protein, which codes for MVFGGGEEPTGSLVRPYAVTRGRTRPQLEIALEALIETTMRGRSGEFLGGREQQAIAHLCGGGLQSLAEIAARMEVPIGVARVLVADMAANGLLAVHEPTAISDDTSDDTVGTDLLERVLSGLRRL
- a CDS encoding GTP-binding protein encodes the protein MNAPANNARVTSAKIVVAGGFGVGKTTLVGSVSEITPLTTEAIMTSASEGVDNNNLVPDKGTTTVAMDFGRITIDSELILYLFGTPGQNRFWFMWDELVRGAIGAVVLVDTRRLADCFSVVDFFEHRKLPYVVAVNCFDGKQLHDLEDIRDALQVSSDVPIMYTDARNRESTKQVLIKLVEYVLTMRRTQTVGV
- a CDS encoding GNAT family N-acetyltransferase — its product is MTILLSTPSPGDLVEVVHTMMEWQYEGAPPQLHPGDIGWYWQFGPEKTAAAVRTWSRRDRILGVGLLDGPDLVRLAIDPETREDEALARQMAEDLTRPDRGVLSAENGSVEALWKGRFREVLLEDGWEPDEPWIPMFRDLSEPVADCGLRVEVVGPDRVADRVAVHRGAFTGSKFSVERWRAVAAGPMYANARCLIGYDDRGDAVAGTTVWSAGPGNIGMLEPLGVHSDHQGHGYGRAIAVAAAEALQDMGSSSATVCAEGSNTAAVATYRSAGYQPEPAVPDLRRVG